Sequence from the Penaeus vannamei isolate JL-2024 chromosome 16, ASM4276789v1, whole genome shotgun sequence genome:
ATTGCCGCTGCTAATTTGACCATCGACGCCATCGACGCCTTTAAGAATGACTTTGTGAGTCGGGAGAAGTGCGCTGGGTATTCATAGAGGTAGATGAGTATATTGTGATATAGAAGAAATAGTTCCTTGCATATGTTGTAATAGTATGATGACCTTTATCTACGGCCTTCACAATCATCtgtattaatatccttatcataatcacatTGTCATCCTCAAAGTCTAATTATCTCATCATCGTATCatgacatcataattatcatcatcatcatcgtaatcccattgaccatcaccatcctcctcgtcTTGCACTCATCATAATACCAACTACCATAATCTTTAttacatcatcgccatcatcactgcAATACTAAATGCAGTAtcaacagcagcaatagtagcaacAGCAAGATTAGGTCACGAAACTTTCATAACAGGCTGATCGTGACAACATTTTCCAACATGAAATAGTCAAAGAGAATAAAGTGAGTGAAGAACCACCAGGAACACCATGTTGCAGACAGGTCTTTTTAACTATGAGAGAATAGCAGCACTTTCAAACATCAATCTATACTCAGTAGATCAAGTTAAAAGAACGTTATAAACAGTAATAGAATAACTGTAAATAAGTGATAGGAATATTGGATAACAATTATTTAGTGCAATGAATATTACTAATGACCCATGTGGTTGAGATCTTGGCTGAAGGTTGGACAGAGCGTTCTTGTAGCTTTTCTTTTACACCGACCGATAGAGAGatgaatgtgtaaaaaaaatatattataaagacgtatacagaaagagatagataaatagatgaaacacATAGATGGATACAGAGTCATAAGAATAAGTCATagggaaacaaacaaatagaaagataactGCATGGATAAAAAGGTAAAATACATATTCCTATACATATTTTGCACATATACTTTTTGATTCTCCCCTCCCAGTTTCACCCACATAAGGTTAAGAATACTTTTTATCATCTCTCCAACCCAATGTACATTGTTCTCGCAAATTCACCACCATCAACTAATTCTCTTTTCACCATGCAATCTCCCTCTTGTATTCTGCTCCTCCAGACGGAACACGAGTTTGGGGTTTCTTGGGATCGCCTGAACTCGGAAACAAACCCTGATGACGACTACTACCTCCTGCTTGTTTGCGACCTGGAAGACCACTGCCTCCGGGTGCTGCCAAACATAACGTCGAGGTCCCACAAGCCTCCTCAGAACCCAGAGGACGCACGGAGGATCCTTGTCGAAGTCCTAGGGCACAGCCAGCGGTACGCCCTTGCCCTGGAGACATTCTTCTTAGACCAGAGTCTGTACGAAGATGTTTTCCTTCGTCAGGTAGACACTGTTCACAGATACCTTGAGGATCTCATTAAGATTCTCTTGGAGGATGTAGGAGCGTGCCAACTCTCTCCCAATGAGCATATGATCAACAACTTTATTCAGAGGGTGTACAGAGGCGTCCAGGATGAACCACGAAAGCTCCGGGACTTCGCCGTGCTGCGCCAGTGCCTCTTGGGAATGCGCTATATTGCGGATGTTTTTTCCGGTGGCATCTGGCATTAATGGCTGTTAGCCTGTGAAATGAGGCTCCGCAATATTCAATTCATTTTCTGTGATGACTAATTTCATGCATACACCATCAATATGCACGTGCGCACATAAACAGATGCAGACTtcttatacatacagatgtatgcaTTATTGCGTGCGTCAACAAATCAATAAGTTGTGTGTCTATCTCCGTTTCTGTTTTACGTTCATTATGCAGATAACCTGAATGGCTGCATATGACATAATATACATACCATTTCTtaaataaaataatttcttaTAAATGTGATTTACTGTAACCCTACACCAACGCACAGACATCTAAACAATTATTTTGGAAATATCTTAGAgatcgcacatatacatatacatttatatacagtcACCCATGTAAGGTTTATTTTCGATTATGATATccattttgcttatatatatatatatatatatatatatatatatatatatatatatatatatatgtgtgtgtgtgtgtgtgtgtgtgtatgtgtgtgtgtgtgtgtgtgtgtgtgtatgtgtgtgtgtgtgtatgtgtgtgtgtgtgtgtgtgtgcatgtgtatgtgtgtgtgtgtgtgtgtatgtgtgtgtgtgtgtgtgtgtgtgtgcgtgtgtgtgtgagtgtgtgtttgtatgtgtttattcctacacacacacacacacacacacacacacacacacacacacacacacacacacacacacacacacacacacacacacacacacacatatatatatatatatatatatatatatatatatatatatatatatatatatatatatatatatatgtgtgtgtgtgtgtgtgtatgtgtgtgtgtgtgtgtgtgtgtgtttgtgtgtgtgtatgtttgtgtgtgtgtgtgtgtgtgtgtgtgtgtgtgtgtctgagtgtgtttgtgtgtgtgttcatccattcatttatttatttatgtgtgtttacacatacgcatctaaatctatatctatatctatctatctatctatctatatatatatattgttacaaaaagtgtattataactatgtatgtgtgtgcttattcgTAGCGACGAAAAGCCCGCCGAAATACaccgttgcgtgattggctgcccGCAAGGTGGAGCGAGATTCCGGCGCCGTGATTGGCTGCCCGCAAGGTGGAGCGAGATTCCGGCGCCGTGATTGGCTCCCAGAAGGGGTGGCTGATTGGCGCGCTGTGCGATAAATCTTGAAGAGCGAGCACGTTCTGTGGCTGTATCTTCTTCCTGGATTGTATTATTCAATGAAGGAAGAGTGGCTGTGATTATCTGTTGTGTTAAGGTGGATATGATATGGCGAAGCAGTGCGTGTACACAGGGTACGTTCTGGCAAATAAACTGTGGATCGCAACCTGCCTGTCTTTTAACATGCCCGCTAACGATATTCAGTGCCCAGTGTGCGTGAAAACTCGCCAGAGGCTGCTCGCCGAACCCAGTAGGACAGGAAGTAAAGAAGTGCAGCATCCTGACATGGAGTGTGAGTTGTGTAAGGCACTCAGTACTGGTTgacctgtctgtatatatacatacatacatacatatatatacatatatatatatatatatatatatatatatatatatatatatatatatatatatatatatatatatatatatatatatattcatatgtatatatgtatatacatatatacatatgaatatatatatatatatatatatatatatatatatatatatatatatagatagatagatagatagatagatatattcatatgtatatatgtatatacatgttttcatatgcacacgcacgcgcgcgcgcgcgcacacacacacacacatacacatgtgtatatatatatatatatatatatatatatatatatatatatatatatatatatatatacacacacacacaagcatatatatatatatatatatatatatatatatatacatatacatatgcatatatatacatatgtatatatatatatatatatatatatatatatatataatatatacatacatacatatatatatatatatatatatgtatatatatgtatatatatatatatatatatatatatatatatatatatatatatatatatatatatacaggcgagTCAATTGGGGGGCTGGAGCAGCAACTGCCCCACAagactctttatctccctctgtgTCTGGCTTGCCTCGGCCAGGGATCACAATCTTAAACTAATTTGCACCTTTATAGGTTCGGTTATAGCTCTATAATGCCCCTTGAATAATCAATCTTGATAAATTTCGCTTTTGATTGcttaccctccacccccaacaaaAACTGAAAtcacgctctgtgtgtgtgtgtttgtgtgtgtgtgtgtgtttgtgtgtgtgtgtgtatgtgtgtgtgtgtgtgtatgtgtgtgtgtgtgtgtgtgtgtgtgtttgtgtgtgtgtgtgtgtatgtgtgtgtatgtgtgtgtatgtgtgtgtgtgtgtgtatgtgtacgtgtgtatgtgtgtgtctgtgtgcgtgcgtgtgtgtgtgtgtttgtgtgtgtgtgtgtgtgtattatatatatatatatatatatatatatatatatatatatatacacacacatatatacatatatatatatatatatatatatacacacacacacacacacacacacacacacacacacacacacacacacacacacacacacacacacacacacatatatatatatatatatatatatatatatatatatatatatatatatatatatatatatatatatatatatatatatatatatatatatatgtatatatatgcatatatatacatatatatacatatatatatgtatatatatatgtatatatatatatatatatatatatatatatatatatatatatgtgtgtgtgtgtgtgtgtgtgtgtgtgtgtgtgtgtgtgtgtgtgtgtgtgtgtgtgtgtgtgtgtgtatacatacatacatacatatataaatatatatatatatatatatatatatatatatatatatatatatatatatatatatatatatatatatatatatatatatatatatatatatatgtgtgtgtgtgtgtgtgtgtgtgtgtgtgtgtgtgtgtgtgtgtgtgtgtgtgtgtgtgtatatatatatatatatatatatatatatatatatatatatatatatatatatatatatatgcgtgtgtgtatgtgtttattcatttactagtcaactattaatctatctctttatctttttatttattaagcCTGTACCCtacactgtatacatataaactcGAGGCTTTCTTTGCGCAAACTATTCAATATACGCTAAGTGAACTGAACGTATAGCATTGCGATTGGCCAGAGTCTCAGAGATTCACCAATCAGCGTGTTTCTTTTTTACACGTTCTACGCGCGGAGACTGAGCAAAAGCGTTGGCAGCAGAGGTGGTCGCGATCACAACAACGCCGGATCCCTGACAGCTGCTCTCGAGTGTTCACCTTTAAAAACATGGCTGAGAAGGTGATTGCGGTGAGAGGCGTGTTTATTCCCGTTCTTGATGGTGCTTTTATAAGTTTTTGGGTTAATTGCTTTGTGTGATTAGGCGtttggaagggggaaatgggcgaGATGGAGAATTCCTTGATGCTACATCTGGTTTTAGAAGCATCTAATTTTAAGCAATCATTTTCTTGTTCTCACGTTAGATACCTTGAATATAGTATGCAGATGATTGTATTTTTGCTTTGTGTTTGGCAGACCGTAGGGAGATGTTACTGGAAGAGGAACTAACCAAGAGATACAGAGAACTTTACGTTCATTTACTATTATGTAGTTTGTTTCCCACAGCCATGTAGTATAAGGTAAGAATTTGCCTATAATGGACAGAAGGACGGAAAATAAGACACTATTCGTCTTGGTTATTACCTTTGCAACTTGATGATAAGAAAGTTGT
This genomic interval carries:
- the LOC113807286 gene encoding uncharacterized protein isoform X1, with translation MAAKFQLEVLLLLHLFAAPATPQTPPTRHASHMLKADSLRCGDPKRVIAAANLTIDAIDAFKNDFTEHEFGVSWDRLNSETNPDDDYYLLLVCDLEDHCLRVLPNITSRSHKPPQNPEDARRILVEVLGHSQRYALALETFFLDQSLYEDVFLRQVDTVHRYLEDLIKILLEDVGACQLSPNEHMINNFIQRVYRGVQDEPRKLRDFAVLRQCLLGMRYIADVFSGGIWH
- the LOC113807286 gene encoding uncharacterized protein isoform X2; protein product: MAKFQLEVLLLLHLFAAPATPQTPPTRHASHMLKADSLRCGDPKRVIAAANLTIDAIDAFKNDFTEHEFGVSWDRLNSETNPDDDYYLLLVCDLEDHCLRVLPNITSRSHKPPQNPEDARRILVEVLGHSQRYALALETFFLDQSLYEDVFLRQVDTVHRYLEDLIKILLEDVGACQLSPNEHMINNFIQRVYRGVQDEPRKLRDFAVLRQCLLGMRYIADVFSGGIWH